The following coding sequences lie in one Vitis vinifera cultivar Pinot Noir 40024 chromosome 19, ASM3070453v1 genomic window:
- the LOC100255695 gene encoding large ribosomal subunit protein eL20 has protein sequence MVTFKFHQYQVVGRALPSESDEHPRIYRMKLWATNEVRAKSKFWYFLRKLKKVKKSNGQVLAINEIFEKNPTKIKNYGIWLRYQSRTGYHNMYKEYRDTTLNGSVEQMYTEMASRHRVRYPCIQIIKTATIPAKLCKRESTKQMHNSKIKFPLVVRKVRPPTRKLKTTYKASRPNLFM, from the exons ATGGTTACTTTCAAG TTTCACCAGTACCAGGTGGTAGGGAGGGCCCTTCCTTCGGAATCGGATGAGCATCCGAGGATCTACAGGATGAAGCTTTGGGCTACGAACGAGGTTCGTGCCAAATCCAAGTTTTG GTATTTCTTGAGGAAGCTCAAGAAAGTTAAGAAGAGCAATGGTCAAGTTTTGGCAATTAATGAG ATTTTTGAGAAGAATCCCACCAAGATAAAAAACTATGGAATTTGGTTGCGATATCAGAGCCGAACTGGATATCACAACATGTACAAGGAATATCGGGACACTACACTCAATGGTTCTGTCGAACAAATGTATACTGAGATGGCTTCTCGCCACCGAGTTAGGTATCCATGCATTCAAATCATTAAGACAGCCACCATACCAGCTAAGCTTTGCAAAAGGGAGAGCACCAAGCAGATGCATAACTCCAAAATCAAGTTCCCTTTGGTGGTCAGGAAGGTTAGGCCACCCACTAGGAAGCTGAAGACTACATACAAGGCATCTAGGCCAAACTTGTTTATGTAA